In Saccharomonospora marina XMU15, one genomic interval encodes:
- a CDS encoding PaaX family transcriptional regulator, with protein MPTETPATDSVEEVGSPDSPPRIRPQTYILLFCAEYVGDPCMAVFSGSYITTLGKVGVGEYAARSTISRMLRRGTLEKVRRGKRIYLRPSKHTRDTLEEGGNRAWHSAVQRDWDGRWTLLGFTFPEQRRADRHLLRSRLVWAGFGMLQNGLWIAPRVVDVREVLDGLPGNDGLKVFHATVADPTEVSTLVRDAWDLTALRGAYEGFLARWDVDDPLPQAEDDLARQLALLAEWLMLVRHDPGLPVQLLPGDWPAVRAEHVALRLRESLARGARRAAESVIESIQVPPASRDAVR; from the coding sequence ATGCCGACCGAAACACCGGCCACCGACAGTGTCGAGGAGGTGGGGAGTCCGGATTCACCGCCGCGAATCCGGCCACAGACCTACATCCTGCTCTTCTGTGCCGAATACGTCGGCGATCCGTGCATGGCGGTCTTCTCCGGAAGTTACATCACCACGCTGGGCAAGGTCGGTGTCGGGGAGTACGCGGCCAGATCCACGATCAGCCGGATGTTGCGCCGGGGAACCCTGGAGAAGGTGCGCCGAGGCAAACGGATCTACCTGCGCCCCTCGAAGCACACCCGCGACACCCTGGAAGAGGGTGGCAACCGCGCGTGGCACTCGGCTGTGCAACGGGATTGGGACGGTCGCTGGACACTGCTGGGGTTCACCTTTCCCGAGCAACGCCGAGCCGACCGCCACCTGTTGCGGTCACGGCTGGTCTGGGCGGGTTTCGGCATGCTCCAGAACGGTCTGTGGATCGCGCCCCGAGTCGTCGACGTCCGCGAGGTGCTCGACGGCCTGCCCGGCAACGACGGCCTCAAGGTGTTCCACGCCACGGTCGCCGACCCCACGGAGGTGTCCACCCTGGTGAGGGACGCCTGGGACCTCACCGCACTGCGGGGTGCCTACGAGGGTTTCCTCGCGCGCTGGGACGTGGACGACCCGCTGCCGCAGGCCGAGGACGACCTGGCCCGGCAACTGGCGCTGCTGGCCGAATGGCTCATGTTGGTGCGCCACGACCCAGGTCTTCCCGTGCAACTCCTGCCGGGGGACTGGCCTGCGGTCCGCGCCGAGCACGTCGCCCTCCGCCTGCGCGAGTCCCTGGCGCGTGGCGCACGCCGCGCCGCCGAGTCGGTGATCGAGAGCATCCAGGTACCTCCCGCGAGCCGTGACGCCGTGCGGTGA
- a CDS encoding DUF4396 domain-containing protein has translation MIEFGWLWFLAEPWFVLPFYGIGLLGAGWVIWDAYHVNTPLKPAMRWAWPVIVFFFGPIGLALYFFTARAPGIADIDDQDAKQERHNEYVLPSSFRRTTGSVIHCVGGDGVGIITAMIMARVFGLSFWWEWWFEYLVGYLFGTLIFQYKAMSMHASSWPQAIYMAFRGEWYSMLSVMAGMGLVMGLVTPLAVTEQPDPNTYAFWGFATLGLLVGFVLTYPMNWLEIKVGYKHGMGRA, from the coding sequence GTGATCGAGTTCGGTTGGCTGTGGTTCCTGGCCGAGCCGTGGTTCGTGCTGCCGTTCTACGGCATCGGGTTGTTGGGAGCGGGCTGGGTGATCTGGGACGCCTACCACGTCAACACCCCGCTGAAACCCGCCATGCGCTGGGCGTGGCCCGTCATCGTGTTCTTCTTCGGACCGATCGGGCTTGCACTGTACTTCTTCACCGCGAGGGCACCCGGTATCGCGGACATCGACGACCAGGACGCCAAGCAGGAACGGCACAACGAGTACGTCCTACCGAGTTCTTTCCGACGCACCACAGGTTCGGTCATCCACTGTGTCGGCGGCGACGGTGTCGGCATCATCACCGCGATGATCATGGCGCGGGTGTTCGGCCTGAGTTTCTGGTGGGAGTGGTGGTTCGAGTACCTCGTCGGCTACCTGTTCGGCACACTGATCTTTCAGTACAAGGCCATGTCCATGCACGCCAGTAGCTGGCCGCAGGCCATCTACATGGCCTTCCGCGGCGAGTGGTACTCCATGCTCTCGGTGATGGCGGGCATGGGACTGGTGATGGGGCTGGTGACCCCGCTCGCCGTCACCGAGCAGCCCGATCCCAACACCTACGCGTTCTGGGGCTTCGCCACACTCGGTCTGCTGGTCGGTTTCGTGCTGACCTATCCCATGAACTGGCTCGAGATCAAGGTCGGCTACAAGCACGGCATGGGGAGAGCCTGA
- a CDS encoding Nramp family divalent metal transporter: MALGTSVRPRIARARSGLLLLGPAFVAAIAYVDPGNVASNVSAGAQFGYLLVWVIVAANLMAGVVQYLSAKLGLVTGMSLPEALRDRLGTPSRLAYWAQAELVAIATDLAEVVGGAIALYLLFGLPLLLGGFITGAISMLLLAVYDRGGPRRFERVIIGFLSVIAVGFLVGLFVEPPSASATAEGLIPRFSGTESILLAAAMLGATVMPHAIYLHSGLSRDRHGHADGGRLRGLLKATRFDVGLAMLVAGAVNLGMLLLAATNLQGLTGVDSIEGAHGAVQDALGPVIALLFALGLLASGLASTSVGAYAGAMIMQGLLRKRIPLLLRRLITLTPALVVLAAGVDPSRALVLSQVVLSFGIPFALAPLVRLTSDRALMGADTNHRFTTMLAWVVAGVISALNVVLLYLTLG, encoded by the coding sequence ATGGCTTTGGGCACATCGGTACGACCGAGGATCGCCCGCGCCAGATCTGGTCTGCTGCTGCTCGGACCCGCGTTCGTGGCCGCCATCGCCTACGTGGACCCGGGCAACGTCGCCTCCAACGTCAGCGCGGGCGCCCAGTTCGGCTATCTGCTGGTGTGGGTCATCGTCGCGGCCAACCTGATGGCGGGCGTCGTGCAGTACCTCTCGGCCAAGCTCGGACTCGTGACCGGCATGTCGCTGCCGGAGGCGTTGCGCGACCGGCTGGGAACACCGAGCAGGCTGGCGTACTGGGCGCAGGCGGAGCTGGTGGCCATCGCCACCGACCTGGCCGAGGTGGTCGGCGGAGCGATCGCGCTGTACCTGCTGTTCGGACTTCCGCTGCTGCTCGGCGGCTTCATCACAGGTGCCATCTCGATGTTGCTGCTCGCGGTGTACGACCGGGGAGGCCCACGCCGGTTCGAGCGGGTGATCATCGGGTTCCTCTCGGTGATCGCGGTGGGTTTCCTCGTCGGGTTGTTCGTCGAGCCACCTTCGGCCTCGGCAACGGCCGAGGGCCTGATCCCTCGGTTCAGCGGAACCGAGAGCATCCTGCTCGCGGCGGCCATGCTCGGTGCCACTGTGATGCCGCACGCCATCTACCTGCACTCCGGACTCTCTCGGGACCGGCACGGCCACGCCGACGGCGGCAGGCTGCGCGGCCTGTTGAAGGCGACCCGATTCGACGTCGGCCTCGCGATGCTCGTGGCGGGTGCGGTCAACCTCGGCATGCTGCTGCTCGCGGCGACGAATCTGCAGGGACTCACCGGGGTCGACTCGATCGAGGGGGCGCACGGCGCGGTGCAGGACGCGCTGGGGCCGGTGATCGCCCTGCTGTTCGCGCTTGGCCTGCTGGCCTCCGGGCTGGCCTCCACCTCGGTCGGTGCCTACGCGGGCGCGATGATCATGCAGGGGTTGCTGCGCAAGCGCATCCCGCTGCTGCTGCGCAGGCTGATCACCCTGACGCCCGCACTGGTCGTGCTGGCTGCCGGAGTGGACCCCAGCAGGGCACTCGTGCTGTCACAGGTGGTGCTGTCGTTCGGTATCCCGTTCGCGCTGGCACCACTGGTCCGGCTCACCAGCGACCGCGCGCTGATGGGCGCTGACACCAATCACCGGTTCACCACGATGCTCGCCTGGGTGGTCGCCGGTGTGATCAGCGCGCTCAACGTGGTGCTGCTGTACCTGACGCTCGGCTGA
- a CDS encoding MFS transporter has protein sequence MRGTRPPDATEQGTRPGWGVLLPACLSTFVVNANSSAVSILIPPISVDLDAPVGLLQWAVTGYLLVGAAVIVTAGALGDVFGRRKLFLLGFGLFIVSCLIIALAGSGQVVVFGRLVQGAAGATLLASGLSLLSVNSSGDAQLKAVSLWGAAAASGAAAGPVVGGVLNEVAGWQGLFWIDAAIATACIPLVLRVVPESRDPNRPRRVDVAGTVLIAAALVPFVLAMTEGASWGWISLPTLACLVTSALAVMGFVLVERHVAAPLLDLRLLRNTALVGATGAILIGAGAIAALSFVLSLYFQQPQALDMTSLQAGLATLPLAAAVVLIAPLVAPLAHHFGSRTVIGTGFALLTASFGALAMVRPSWDYGMFVVPLLGVAIGLALSNSPASSIATAAVPPEQVGAASGISNMARYVGGAVMTAVVAGIYTRVTEQREGRGDTAAESLATAFSGASIAMAAFSAVGVVLALLAARRPPPPGLADYAVAASATTHTLPLIRRGHRRHLGDNRRQ, from the coding sequence ATGCGAGGAACCCGGCCACCCGACGCCACCGAACAGGGCACGCGCCCCGGTTGGGGCGTGTTGCTCCCCGCCTGCCTTTCCACGTTCGTGGTCAACGCCAACAGCTCCGCCGTCAGCATCCTGATCCCGCCGATCAGCGTCGACCTCGATGCCCCGGTGGGCCTGCTGCAGTGGGCGGTGACCGGTTACCTCCTGGTGGGAGCCGCCGTGATCGTCACGGCGGGCGCGCTCGGCGACGTGTTCGGCAGGCGCAAGCTGTTCCTGCTCGGCTTCGGGTTGTTCATCGTCTCGTGCCTGATCATCGCGCTGGCAGGCAGCGGGCAGGTGGTGGTGTTCGGCAGGCTGGTCCAGGGCGCGGCAGGCGCCACGCTGCTGGCCAGCGGGCTGAGCCTGCTCTCGGTGAACTCCTCCGGTGACGCGCAACTGAAAGCGGTCTCACTCTGGGGGGCAGCGGCCGCCTCGGGCGCCGCGGCGGGGCCGGTGGTCGGCGGCGTGCTCAACGAGGTGGCGGGTTGGCAGGGGCTGTTCTGGATCGACGCCGCGATCGCCACGGCGTGCATCCCGCTGGTCCTGCGGGTGGTACCGGAGTCGCGTGACCCGAACAGGCCTCGCAGGGTCGACGTGGCCGGGACCGTGCTGATCGCCGCGGCGCTCGTACCGTTCGTCCTCGCCATGACCGAGGGTGCCTCCTGGGGTTGGATCTCGCTGCCCACGCTGGCCTGCTTGGTCACGTCCGCACTGGCGGTGATGGGTTTCGTGCTGGTCGAACGCCATGTCGCCGCACCGCTGCTCGACCTGCGACTGCTGCGCAACACCGCACTCGTCGGTGCCACCGGCGCGATCCTCATCGGCGCGGGGGCGATAGCCGCACTGAGCTTCGTGCTGAGCCTGTACTTCCAGCAGCCGCAGGCACTCGACATGACCAGCCTGCAGGCAGGCCTCGCCACGCTGCCGCTGGCCGCGGCGGTGGTGCTCATCGCGCCGCTGGTCGCCCCGCTGGCCCATCACTTCGGCTCCCGCACCGTCATCGGCACCGGGTTCGCGCTGCTGACCGCCTCGTTCGGCGCGCTGGCCATGGTGCGCCCGTCCTGGGACTACGGCATGTTCGTCGTCCCGCTGCTGGGGGTGGCAATCGGGCTGGCGTTGTCGAACTCGCCCGCCTCCTCCATCGCCACCGCCGCCGTGCCACCCGAGCAAGTAGGAGCGGCCTCCGGGATATCGAACATGGCCCGCTACGTCGGCGGGGCGGTCATGACGGCCGTGGTCGCGGGCATCTACACCAGAGTCACCGAGCAACGCGAGGGCCGTGGTGACACGGCGGCGGAGTCGTTGGCCACGGCGTTTTCGGGGGCATCGATCGCGATGGCGGCATTTTCCGCGGTCGGCGTGGTGCTGGCGCTGCTCGCCGCCCGCCGACCGCCGCCGCCGGGACTGGCCGACTACGCGGTGGCCGCGTCCGCGACCACCCACACCTTGCCGCTGATCCGGCGAGGCCACCGAAGGCACCTCGGCGACAATCGGCGGCAGTGA
- a CDS encoding F510_1955 family glycosylhydrolase — MASWSRLPALLVAGAAALSLVASCAEEPHEDDHGEAATSPAHVHALAINPADDTLYVASHDGLFRVTGDGGAEQVARRTQDFMGFAIAGPDRFLGSGHPGPHDTDQPSHLGLIESTDAGQTWHSLSLAGEADFHALEVEHDRVYGYDSVSGTLMVSDDGKTWDRRAEVGIADLAVSPDDAERIVVTTENGPAHSTDGGRGFAPAAGGPVLVFLDWPSAGRLLGIGTDGTVHHSADGGHTWQPRGRVPGRPQAITTHGESEVYVAAESGIYHSTDDGRTFTLLRRL; from the coding sequence GTGGCTTCGTGGTCGCGCCTCCCAGCGCTGCTCGTGGCCGGTGCGGCCGCGCTGTCACTGGTGGCGTCGTGCGCGGAGGAACCGCACGAGGACGACCACGGCGAGGCAGCCACCTCACCCGCGCACGTGCACGCGTTGGCGATCAACCCGGCCGACGACACGCTGTACGTGGCCAGCCACGACGGTCTCTTCCGCGTCACCGGCGACGGTGGGGCCGAGCAGGTGGCACGCCGGACACAGGACTTCATGGGTTTCGCGATCGCAGGCCCCGACCGCTTCCTCGGCAGCGGCCACCCCGGGCCGCACGACACCGACCAGCCATCCCACCTCGGGTTGATCGAAAGCACCGACGCGGGACAGACCTGGCACTCGCTGTCGCTCGCCGGTGAGGCCGATTTCCACGCACTGGAAGTCGAACACGACCGGGTGTACGGCTACGACAGCGTGTCCGGAACGCTCATGGTCAGCGACGACGGCAAGACGTGGGACCGGCGCGCGGAGGTGGGCATCGCCGACCTGGCGGTGTCACCCGACGATGCCGAGCGCATCGTGGTCACCACCGAGAACGGTCCCGCCCACAGCACCGACGGCGGTCGCGGTTTCGCGCCCGCCGCGGGCGGACCCGTGCTGGTGTTCCTCGACTGGCCGAGTGCAGGCAGGCTCCTCGGCATCGGCACCGACGGCACCGTCCATCACAGCGCCGACGGTGGCCATACCTGGCAACCACGCGGCCGGGTGCCGGGCCGCCCGCAGGCCATCACCACACACGGCGAGTCAGAGGTGTATGTGGCAGCGGAGAGCGGCATCTACCACTCCACCGACGACGGTCGCACGTTCACACTGTTGCGGCGCCTGTGA